DNA from Quercus lobata isolate SW786 chromosome 1, ValleyOak3.0 Primary Assembly, whole genome shotgun sequence:
GTGAGTACTAGGCATGGGAAGCTTGGATGGATACCTGACAATTTAAATTATGGTCATCTCGATAACTTCTTTTGGCTCTTGGCAGTGCTGAGTGTGCTGAATTTGGGAGTTTTTCTCATCATTGCAAATTGGTACACATATAAAAAGCCATTGGGGACTCTCCGATGATGGCTTACTCTGGTGGTTGAATTGAAGCGCTTATATAGTGTATTGTATGTATGGTCCGCTTCATTTTCTTATGCATACAACCCAATTGGAGGTCACCTTCAAACATCACACTCTTTATATTGTTTTCATTAGATGATGTGTAAAACAGAATCAAATAGAGTGAACAAAAGAAAGTGAACTATATTAATCCAATGTATTTCCCTTCATATATCAATGTACCAGAAGAACTGTTTCTTAACACTTACTGTCGCACcaatgattttcatttttcctctgAAGCCTCTTTCCGGCATGCGTTCGCTTGATGACCTGTACTATAGATATTACTTACTACCAGTAGCTCTTTTCTTGCTAAGTCATAGCAATAAGTAGCTCAATTATCACAATATGGCCATTTAAGGCCATGGTTTTTAAGATATATGGATATATTGACAAATATTCAgtgaaaatgaaagtttttatCAAAGTAGCTAACTTCAgctattaccaaaaaaattgttgtgCACTTTGTATGTGGTGGATATTGGTATTTTGTAAGGAGTGCTTAAAAAACGGCTATTAACGGAATTACCTGTCAGTTTTAACCACATTTTTAGcatttcatcttttattttggtaactAATTTAAGAAACCAATGagacaaaatgaaataaattagctttttttttttaattataaaaaatgttagttTATTTGCTTAAAAGTGAGGTAAAAAGTAAATTTAAGCAAATAAGTTTACTTAAAGATGAAACTGCTAAACCGacatttactctttttttttggcccaGCTAAACTGGCATTTACGACACTAAAAGAATCTTTTTCCACCATGATCTGACTGTTTTGGACAAgccaaagaaaaattaagataaataaATGCATAGGTTGTATCACAATCTTGTTTTTTCTCTAAGGGGTAATTTCATTTTCTAGATTCTATTGAGTTATTGAGTGTTGATcatggttttgggtttgggttttgagaCTAGATTCAACTGATAAAATTCTTAGGGTTTAGTTTTGAAgtgaaaactaaaaagtaaacTTTGATTCAATCTAATCTAGTGAGTTTCTACCTACATAACCAATGGAATTggaacattttattttttattttcaaataatcatATGAATTTGAATAAAACTTAATTATAGTTTCTAACCGACTGTACTCTTGatcaaatttaattaagtaataTAAAGTATGGCATCTAACAAGaatatatttagaaatatattcaATCATACACCTAATTTCACAACTTATTGATTTGTAGACCGTAACTCAGTAAACAATGAACATATTATACTCACTACCAACTTGTGCAACTCTCCACTTTTCATCTTATTCTTGTATGCTGAACTAACAAATTCTAacttgattctccaaaaaaaaaaaaaaaaaaactatgattaACAATTGATATTGGAATTCAAAACAATTGATCTGTATTATCACTACGTGGAAGGTGTAACACCTGCGGTCATCACAAAAACCGCAACAATCTCAACCGTTAGATAAGTGACACCAGCAAGCCCATGCGATCAACATATCTCCACCGTTTATTCCGCATGAGAGTAGAGAATCATTTCCCACCTGCAAATGTTTTAGTTCTATATCCAATTCGACCCCTTTCCTCATCGAACTGTCAAGACACCCCGAGCTTCCAGTTTCAGCTTCACACTGACAAATCACAATGATTCGCAAACGATATCAAGAAGCCAAAACAGGTAAATTCAACAGCCTAGTCTTTGAATCTTCCAAAACTCCAAACAAAACGTTTTTATGGGGTTTGTTTTTAAACAAACAAGATTACAATGCCCACCAATTGTTCGATGAAATGTTTAGTTCAATCACTGTTTTCTTCTCACCTCGTATTCGTATTCGTATtcgttttggttttggttttgttttatttgtttcagaaTGTTCCTCTTACTACTTTTAACTCGGTTTCACTCGTTTGTTATACAAAGACGTGAACTTCTGTATTTCCCTCCCAAGTTTTCAGTGAAATGTTTGAATGAAACATCTTAAGCtgattctttgttttttggctAATTTGTATTCAGGTTTTCAATTGGTGAAATCGATGAATGCCCAGAAGTATTTGAAGAAAATAGGACTTGGGAAAGAGGACTACTACTTCTGGAAGCAAATTGGCAAGGCTCTACTATGTACTTACACGCTATTTGGTGTCGCATGGCTCTACAACGAAACATCACCGCTAGGTTGGTGGACGTTAAAGCCCCGCCCCAAGGAAGAAAAAGAGCTAGCACACCTGTATGAGCGGCGAGAGTTTCCGTACCCGGGTGATGAAGAAGCAATGGAAGAGTTCGTTGCCAAAGGGGGTATGATTGGCACAACCATCGGTCCAAAAGGGGTTGTTGAAACCGATAAGGATGCGTTTAACTACCAGAAGGACTTGCAAAACAAGAAGCTTGAGCAAGAAGCTCAGAAGCTGTGGTTGAGGATGAGGAATGAGGTCATTCAGGAGCTTCAAGAGAAGGGGCATGATGTTGAGTGATAGTTTTGTGAAGTATGAGTGAATGTTGTATGGTCTTGTGAAACATTAAGAGCGGTTCTGAGttatattattatgaaatgtagCCTGAATGGAATTGGTTCAATGGTTTTGTGAAACTCTTATCATTGTGTAAAGTTTGAGCTGATTGGCTGCTGTTCGGTACTTAAAGTTTAATGACTTTTGGATCCTCTATCTTGTTTAATGCTCAGTGTTCTTGCtatggaaaagagaaaaataatttatgcattATCAGACTGCTAATAACTAGGGGCCCAAACTTAGTTGGTAAGAAGAGGAGTTTGAAAACTAGAAGGTGCATGGTAAAGGGAGCTGAGCTCCCATTGCTGTATGTTTCTGTCTCTGTTTTGGTTCATAATAGGACTTATCAAAAACCACGTACCGATGAAAGTCTTTTGCTGCGTTTTTCTTGGGGCTTAGTGAATGGGAAAGACCTTTTAAGCCATAAGCTTTACAGGAATGAGTACCTGAGTTTCTTACTAATATGAATCGCACATCAATATGAAATGGATTTACATCTGGTCCCCATCCAAGACTTAGGGAAGTGTAGGTGTTACGTAtagattaatataatttaaatggtATATCATATAATAGAATTGTGTCTTAGACGTTGTAATCTCACCAAAGGAATCAATATAACCGTTAAAAGTCACTCAATATGCATTCGGCCTGAAATTACATGCAACTCTTTGCAGTCCATAGTTGAGTTTGGTATCTGCGGTAATTTCTACTAGTTTCAAGTATTTAATGCTCGTTTTTCGTGGCTATCTTTTAAAGGATTTTTCCCTTAGCAAAGTATACCAATTATCAGTAAGTCCAAATTCATGGCTATGATCTATTGTTCTTTTTTAAGAGTGGTATTGGACGTGTACCTATTGCGAACTACAATTCTTGCTGCGGATATATTATCAGTTTACCTCAGACAAGCAGCATGGTTAGTGCTGTCCCATGGAGAGTAATGGCTATGATGGGATACTTTGCTGTTATGGTCTGATATGCTGCTAATACGAAATGGTACTAGTGTCACTTTGACTGGCAAGATTATGCAGGTGCAGCATTAATTTGCAGTAAAATGTCATTTCTCTCAGAAGCTTAATTTCAGaaggttttgtttttagtctGATCAAGATATTAAGGGAATAAGTCATGTCTTCTAGTTTAAACAGAATGAGCCCTgcaatttatatatacatataagcCATATTGAGGGTATTTGCtttgaaaattaattcaaaGTGAAGATGGTACTGGTAGAACcaaaaagcaattaatttccTTTTATAGAAGTTGCATGGTATGTGTTGTGATGTGGAAATTTGCCTGTGATCCAAAGTTTATGGAAATATAGAAGCAGGTGTATGAAACTGAAAGTCTAAAAACTTCTTTCTTAGAGTCAAAACTTTACTGGATAGTTGACTtatttccacataaattttgttgctATCACATTATATGAAATGGACACGTGCTGATTGGCACGTTGCAACATGAACACGCCATATTTCATCATCTtgcttttcaacttttttttttgtgtgttttgatcagtgtcttttttttttttttttttggattactATAGCCGTTGGGCTGTAATCTTCAGTCATTCTGATTTTCTTGTAAATCTTCAAGTTGATGAAATGAGAACTTTAAATGTTAAATCTTTAGCTAGAATAAGAATGGATGTTTCACTTCTCTCTAAACTTCACCACCTTTTTGTTACCAAGGAGATGGCTTCACATTATTCTGGTATATTACCTGATAGTACTGTTTTTTAAGCTTCTTGGCTGTAAGCAGTGCCAAATTGACTGAAAATCTATTAAAGGTACAATTTGCATTTTTATCTCGTCATATATCTAACTTGATAACTTAAGAGGTTTTTAAGGCTGATGATGTTTTCGCCAAATTTCCTAAGCCAAGAAAGTTGTTCATGATGCAGTGCTTCTGATGGATTGTCAGCAATCTCTGTATCT
Protein-coding regions in this window:
- the LOC115991932 gene encoding uncharacterized protein LOC115991932, with product MIRKRYQEAKTGFQLVKSMNAQKYLKKIGLGKEDYYFWKQIGKALLCTYTLFGVAWLYNETSPLGWWTLKPRPKEEKELAHLYERREFPYPGDEEAMEEFVAKGGMIGTTIGPKGVVETDKDAFNYQKDLQNKKLEQEAQKLWLRMRNEVIQELQEKGHDVE